In the Quercus lobata isolate SW786 chromosome 5, ValleyOak3.0 Primary Assembly, whole genome shotgun sequence genome, one interval contains:
- the LOC115991173 gene encoding putative cysteine-rich receptor-like protein kinase 9 yields the protein MGMPSFNVSMFLLILSLLSFLSLNSEAAPEYRYHFCSNETTFTPNSTYQSNLSRLLSSLSSNSTHESGFYNTTVGQTPETTVYGLFFCRGDLTPDECRDCVSTATKDIVQEQYCPVEKVAVIWYGECVLRYSNESFFSTMGEDLTFLLSNTQNITEQTEQDRFFLLLGASMNEIGSKASTASLGAKKFATKEANFLELQTT from the coding sequence ATGGGGATGCCTTCTTTCAATGTCTCGATGTTCCTACTAATCCTTTCCTTACTCAGCTTCCTAAGCCTAAACAGTGAAGCAGCCCCAGAATACCGCTACCATTTCTGTTCAAACGAAACCACTTTCACCCCCAATAGCACCTACCAGTCCAACCTCAGCCGCCTCCTCTCTTCCCTTTCCTCAAATTCCACGCATGAAAGTGGTTTCTACAACACCACCGTTGGCCAAACCCCAGAGACCACAGTCTACGGCCTCTTCTTCTGCCGTGGAGACCTCACACCCGATGAGTGCCGAGACTGTGTGTCAACAGCAACCAAAGACATTGTTCAGGAGCAGTACTGCCCCGTAGAAAAAGTGGCCGTGATATGGTACGGTGAATGCGTGTTACGCTACTCAAACGAGTCATTCTTCTCCACCATGGGCGAAGATCTCACATTTTTATTGAGTAACACTCAAAATATAACAGAGCAAACCGAGCAAGATCGCTTCTTCCTGCTACTTGGAGCTTCAATGAATGAAATAGGGAGCAAAGCATCAACTGCTTCCCTgggtgcaaaaaaatttgcaacaaaAGAAGCCAATTTTTTGGAATTACAAACCACATAG